In a single window of the Magnolia sinica isolate HGM2019 chromosome 7, MsV1, whole genome shotgun sequence genome:
- the LOC131251790 gene encoding sucrose synthase 1-like, producing MSERRLTRIHSLRERMGDTLSFHRNELSSLLSRCVSQGKGILQPHQLLAEFEAVIPEGDKQKLKEGVFGGVLRATQEAIVLPPWVALAVRPRPGVWEYVRINVHELVVEELKVSEYLEFKEQLVDEGFKSNFVLELDFEPFTDSFPRPTQTKSIGNGVQFLNRHLSSKMFNDKESMHPLLDFLRVHSYKGKTMMLNDRIHSLNSLQSVMRKAEEYLSMLPPETPYSEFDHRFQEMGLEKGWGATAERALEMVHLLLELLEAPDPFTLEKFLGRIPMVFNVVILSPHGYFAQANVLGLPDTGGQIVYILDQVRALENEMLLRIQQQGLDITPQILVVTRLLPDAVGTTCNQRLEKIIGTDHASILRVPFRTEKGILRKWISRFDVWPYLDTFAEDVANEIVGELHATPDLIIGNYSDGNLVASLLAHRLGVTQCTIAHALEKTKYPDSDIYWKKFDEKYHFSCQFTADLIAMNYTDFIITSTYQEIAGSKDTVGQYESHKAFTLPGLYRVVHGIDVFDPKFNIVSPGADMSIYFPYSEEEKRLTALHPEIEELLYSPVQNTEHICMLNDRNKPIIFSMARLDRVKNLTGLVEWFGKNARLRELVNLVIVAGDHGKESQDREEQDEMKKMKWLIETYKLNGQFRWISAQMNRVRNGELYRCIADTKGAFIQPALYEAFGLTVVEAMTCGLPTFATDHGGPAEIIVHGTSGFHIDPYQGDKAADLIADFFEKCKEDPAHWDMVSQGGLKRIYEKYTWQIYSERLMTLAGVYGFWKYVSKLERRETRRYLEMFYGLKYRNLAQSVPLAVDE from the exons ATGTCTGAACGCAGGCTAACACGTATTCATAGCCTTCGGGAGCGTATGGGCGACACTCTATCCTTCCATCGGAATGAATTGTCTTCCCTTCTGTCGAG GTGTGTAAGCCAAGGGAAAGGAATTCTACAACCACATCAATTGCTCGCTGAGTTTGAAGCTGTAATACCTGAGGGGGACAAACAAAAACTAAAGGAAGGGGTATTTGGAGGTGTTTTGAGAGCGACACAG GAAGCAATAGTCTTGCCTCCATGGGTTGCTTTAGCTGTTCGCCCGAGGCCTGGTGTCTGGGAATATGTACGCATCAATGTACACGAACTGGTTGTAGAGGAGTTGAAAGTTTCTGAGTATCTTGAGTTTAAAGAACAACTTGTTGATGAAGG CTTCAAAAGTAACTTTGTTCTTGAGTTGGACTTTGAGCCCTTCACCGATTCTTTTCCTCGGCCGACTCAAACAAAATCCATTGGCAATGGTGTGCAGTTCCTCAACCGCCACCTGTCTTCAAAAATGTTTAATGACAAAGAAAGCATGCATCCGCTGCTCGATTTTCTTCGAGTGCATAGCTACAAGGGGAAG ACAATGATGCTGAATGACAGGATACATAGCCTTAATTCTCTCCAGTCTGTTATGAGAAAGGCAGAGGAATATCTGTCAATGCTCCCTCCAGAGACACCATATTCAGAGTTTGATCACAG ATTCCAAGAGATGGGTTTAGAGAAAGGGTGGGGTGCTACAGCTGAACGTGCATTGGAGATGGTTCATCTACTCTTGGAACTCCTCGAGGCACCTGACCCATTTACATTGGAGAAGTTTCTTGGGAGGATTCCCATGGTGTTTAATGTTGTAATCCTTTCTCCCCATGGATACTTTGCCCAAGCTAATGTTCTAGGATTGCCTGACACTGGGGGCCAG ATTGTTTACATTTTGGATCAAGTTCGTGCCTTGGAGAATGAGATGCTTCTCAGAATTCAACAGCAAGGCCTTGATATCACACCTCAAATTCTTGTT GTCACTAGACTACTCCCTGATGCAGTAGGGACTACTTGCAATCAGCGTCTTGAGAAAATCATTGGAACAGATCATGCGAGCATTCTGCGGGTTCCCTTCAGAACTGAGAAGGGAATTCTCCGTAAATGGATCTCACGATTTGATGTATGGCCGTACTTGGACACTTTTGCAGAG GATGTTGCAAATGAGATTGTTGGCGAGCTGCATGCCACACCAGATCTTATCATTGGCAACTACAGTGATGGAAATCTTGTTGCGTCTTTGCTTGCACATAGGCTGGGAGTTACCCAG TGCACCATTGCTCATGCCTTGGAGAAAACGAAGTATCCAGATTCTGACATATACTGGAAAAAATTTGATGAGAAGTACCATTTCTCGTGCCAATTTACTGCGGATCTAATCGCCATGAACTATACAGATTTTATTATCACAAGTACATACCAAGAGATTGCGGGAAG CAAGGACACTGTTGGACAATATGAGAGCCATAAAGCCTTCACTCTTCCGGGACTCTACCGAGTTGTTCATGGTATTGATGTGTTTGATCCCAAGTTCAACATTGTCTCACCGGGAGCAGATATGTCTATTTACTTCCCATATTCAGAGGAAGAGAAAAGACTCACTGCCCTCCATCCTGAAATAGAGGAACTACTCTACAGTCCTGTCCAGAACACAGAACACAT ATGCATGTTGAACGACCGGAATAAGCCAATTATATTTTCGATGGCAAGACTTGACCGTGTTAAGAACTTAACTGGATTGGTTGAGTGGTTTGGCAAGAATGCGCGGCTCAGGGAACTGGTTAACCTTGTAATTGTGGCTGGTGACCATGGGAAAGAGTCGCAGGATCGGGAGGAACaagatgaaatgaagaagatgaagtggcTTATTGAAACATACAAGTTGAATGGCCAGTTCCGATGGATTTCTGCCCAAATGAATCGGGTGCGCAACGGTGAGCTCTATCGATGCATAGCAGACACAAAAGGAGCTTTCATACAG CCAGCATTGTATGAAGCTTTTGGACTCACTGTTGTTGAAGCCATGACATGCGGTCTGCCCACCTTCGCAactgatcatggtgggcccgctgAGATCATAGTACACGGGACATCAGGATTCCACATTGATCCCTACCAAGGTGATAAAGCTGCCGATCTCATCGCTGACTTCTTTGAGAAGTGCAAGGAAGATCCGGCCCACTGGGATATGGTCTCACAAGGAGGACTGAAGCGCATTTATGAAAA GTATACATGGCAGATCTATTCTGAGAGGTTGATGACATTGGCCGGAGTCTACGGCTTCTGGAAGTATGTCTCTAAGCTGGAGAGGCGTGAAACCCGCCGCTACCTCGAGATGTTTTACGGCCTTAAATACCGCAATCTG gCGCAATCTGTTCCTTTGGCCGTTGATGAATAG